GTATCGACCAGGACGGCAGGCCCTTCCGCTGCCAGCGCTGGGAAAAGTGCAGCAATCAGGCCAGGTTGACTGAAAAAGGATAGCTTTTCTTTTGTTTTCCTTGTAATTAGGCGGGGTGGGTGCGGTGCAGCGGGTGGGGCGAATTATTGGGGATAGTTTTTACCGGTACTGCCTTGAGCAGAACGCGGCCCGGGAAGTGGACAGGCCTTTTTGTCGCCACGATTTTCAGCATATGCTGGATGTGGCCCGGATAAGCTATATTTTAATAGTGGAAGGCAACCTGCTTTCTGAATTTATTTGCCAAAATCGTCTGGATAACCACCAGGCGGCCAAAGAGGTAGTTTATGCTGCCGGCTTGTTGCACGACATCGCCCGCTGGCAGCAGTATAACACCGGGGAAGACCATGCCCTTGCGGGGGCCCGCCTGGCCCGGCCGGTGCTGGAGCGGGCAGGATTTCTGCCCCACGAAATTGAGGTAATTACCCGGGCTATTGCCGCCCACCGCCGGGGAGAACCCCGGGGAGGGTTGCTGGGGCGCCTCTTGTGCCGGGCCGATGACCTGGCTCGCCCCTGTGCTCTTTGTGCCGCCCGTAATGAATGCTACAAGGCTGATAGTATGGACACCCTGCGGGAGACGCTGGTTTATTGATTGAAAGTATATAAGAGATGCCCGGGAGTGATTTATTTTGCCCGTACAGGTACGAAATATCGAAATAAAAAACCGGGCCCAGGCCCTGGAGGAAATAGCTGCCGTAGGGGCGGACCAGGCCGGCTGCCGGTTAATGGCCCCCAAGGCGGTCCACCGGGTTTTAAAAATCAGCGGCCTTACCCCCGTCCAGGCCAATATTCTCAAGCAGGAAATGCTGGCTAAAGGTGGGGAGGCGGCCGTGGCCCGGGGGGTAGTCGAACATGCGGTGGATAAAACCGATGTGCTGCTCATGGGCACCTTGAAGCA
This sequence is a window from Desulfofundulus luciae. Protein-coding genes within it:
- a CDS encoding HD domain-containing protein — protein: MGRIIGDSFYRYCLEQNAAREVDRPFCRHDFQHMLDVARISYILIVEGNLLSEFICQNRLDNHQAAKEVVYAAGLLHDIARWQQYNTGEDHALAGARLARPVLERAGFLPHEIEVITRAIAAHRRGEPRGGLLGRLLCRADDLARPCALCAARNECYKADSMDTLRETLVY